Below is a genomic region from Fulvia fulva chromosome 13, complete sequence.
CATTCTACAATAGAGGCTGACGATGACGATCTGTCGACTTCATACCAGCACAAGGTCAGCAATCTGTCAAGGTCACGCATCGCCGGCAGCTTGGAGGCTTCTATGGTGGCCCGGAAGAATTCTCGCTGCGATCCTACCGCCACGCTGGCAGCGACGCAGAATGGCCAGAGCGAAGTTTGTGACTCGATTATGGCTTTGTGGAGTTTCCACGTGGCAACGAAGCGATCGACGCCTTCTTGGATTTCGGGCGCGCGTACAGATCCTCCAGAAACAATAAGATGGAGTTCGATCAAAAGAGCCCAGAGGAAGATGCAGGTCCTCACGTGTGCGATGCGCGAGCTCTTGGCAGGCAAATCGGGCACGGGCAAACTTGCATGTGTTCCATCAAATGACGAAAGCGCCGTGGACAATCGTTGTATCATTTTTCCCATGCTGGATTCTATATTGTTAGCTTTGTCAAGTAGCTCGCGATAGCTGAGTTCTCCACGCGTCTGTCGCTCTCGCTTCCATTCGTCTAGAGCCATGATATCGAGAAGAATGCTGAGTGCTTTCCCGTCACACGTGTTGATGGCGAAGAACACGGCCGAGAAGTCGACAGAAGAAAGAAGTTTCTGGTACACAGCGGCTGCTGGGGGCACCCTTCGTTTGATAGACGAGGAAATCGCATCGTTCCAGATGAGCAGTGAACAGAAACAGTATGCTGCCCGTTTCTCCATATTCGCATGGGCAACACGCTCCGAGTCCTGTTCGGGAGCCCGGAAATAAGTGGACGCAGATATTTGGTGCTGCGATTGCAAAGCATCTGGTGGTGCTTGCTCGTGATGATCTGCTCTGTTGTTCAAGCTCGACGCGGCAAGGTCCAGGTATGATTGACACTCGGGCAATCGCTCAGATATAGCCTGTTGAAAAGCGCAAGCACGCCATGGTCAGCTCAACGTGTTGCAAGAAGGCGAAGAATCGAGCGACCGACGCTTGACGGAGACATGATATGCCAAAGCGAGACATACCTCGAGATGAGCCAGATGCATCGCAACAATAAGATCCTCGCCGAGAACGACGAATGTGCCCGCTTGCAGCTCCGCGAACAGTTGCGTAGCACATGCACGGTACCTTTGAGCCTCTTTAAGAGGCTCGCTACCACCGAGAAAGTGGCAAGACTCTCGCCGTGCAGCCATGCTGAGCGAACATTGCAGGAAGGCACGGGAGCGGGAGAGGAGATATAATAGCCAGCCCCTGTTTGAGTCTTGGAAGCCCAATCTGGGGCTGTAGTCGTCAAGGAAATGCATGACGAGATCATGCTCCCTGCTCAGAGTCTCTTCTGCATGCTCGCTTGTAAGAGCTGTGACGGGTGGAACGATCAAATTGACTAGATTGGCCTGCACGTCGTGCAGACCGACAGGATCGTGGCGTTGTGCGCCGGTGGACGGGGCGGACAATGAGTCAGTGTACGGCGGACCGGCTGGCTCGTGCAACGATGCACTCGACGGCAGCGCATGCGAAACATATGGCACGGCAGATGGCCCGGAATGCGGAGCTGCCAGAGCCGAGAAGTCGAGAAGGTTATCGAGGTCCCCAAAGATGTGGTCCTGCTGCTCCTCTTGATCCACGTTCGTGGAGGCAGCGATGGAGCAGCTTAGCGGAGAAAATGGCCACGAAGGCAAGTCGGTATTGGTCGGTGTAATCCCACACAACACTTCAGGACCCGATGGACTTGTCAGTGAGTCCAAGACGTGATTCAATGGTGATGCGACCTCGCCATCACTGTCGCCGCGGCTTATGCTCCGTTGAGACTGCCGCCGCGAGGAGAGGGCTAGTCTAGCAGCCTCGCGCTTCTCCTTCTCGCCTTTGTCCTTCCAGTGGGGCTTGGGGCCGTAACCGTGACAAAAGACTTCCCGCTGCACGTAATTGAGGCATGGCGGTCCATCCTCGAAGCACTTCTTGCGCCGCAGCCGACACGTCCAGCAGCCGCGTTTGGATCGTTGTTGCTGCTGTTGCGCGACAGATATTATAAGTCTTTGTTGGTTTGAAAGGCCGAAAGCTCTCGCCGCTCAAGCAAAAGTAGCGTTGATGAGGAGGGAGTCGTGTTTTCGTGAAGTCGTGCTTGGCGAGACTTCCTAGCAATGCGACTTGTTGTCGACGTTACACCGCCTTTCCTTAGCTTAGGGAAGCGATAACATCTACCAGGGTCATCTCGAATCGCGGCCGCCTCGCAAGCGTGCCGGAAGATACGCCGTCCGGATTGCGAACTTATCCTAGTCGTGAGAGGACAAACCCGCGCGCTTGCGAGACCCAGTGTCTAGGGGCAGTACCATCGGACAGTGCCCTCCTGTGCGCGATATCTTCCAAAGTCTAGGAGCTGGACCCTAAATCCCGCTCAAAGCTCAACTTTGATTGAGCTTTAACTCAACACCTTATTGACCTTACAAGTACAAACCAAACGCATCTCGCGAGGTTAGGGGTCAGGATTAGGGTTAGGAGGGTAAGGGTTAGTAGTTAGGAGGATGGTTCGGGAGGGTTAGGAGGGTTAGGCAGTATCTACCAAAAAGTCGGGCTCCCGTGTAATAATTCGAATTAATAGGCAATTGATTGGTATCCGAGGGCACTGTCCGATGGCACTGCCCCGAGACACTGGGCCCAATGGCCGAGATTCGAGATGACCCTGGTAGATGTTAGTGCAAGGGTTCAAGTGCTGACGCAGGCTACTGCAGCTGATAGTACTAGGCAACCATGACTTACAAGACACGGAAGGATAGCCTGTATCTGTGTGGAAGTCCTATCGATATCGAACTTGCAACTTATAGTATTCCGACGACCGGCGGTAAGAGGCGGCCCTGTCGGGGTAGAAAGGTGGTTCGACTGCGAGTCTGCGAAAGGGTTCatcctttaggggaggggcAACCTAGCCACATGATAAGTCAATCGAACACATTCGCAGTAGAACAAGGTTTGGAGAGTCGACAGGGCGTCCGCATCGAGAGAAGGTGAAAGAGATCTCGATGGGGCGGTAGGAGACATGACTGCTCCCTTTTTGCTTTCACTGATCCTCTCTACAGTAGCAGCAGTAGCAGCCAGTATTTTACGGCAGGAAAAAGGAAGGATGAACAATACAAAGCCCTGCCTGGGCAACGCCGACGAGCATTTTGGCCCTGGCATAGCGACCTCATGCCGGGGCTTTGACTTCACGATTCTCTTCGAAGACATCTTTTGCGTATTGCTGCCGTCGGCCATTTTCGTGGTCGCTGCGGGGCTCCGTATCGCTACGCTGCTGCTCCACCGTCCTTACGGGCGCCAACGTGGACTTGTCGGCCAGAATGAGCATCGGCGACGATGGCCCGGTGTCTTGTTCGTTGCGTTGCTGGCGGCGTACGTGGCACTTGAGGGCGCAGCGGTGGGTGGTGCTCTTCAGAAGCGCGAAAGAGTCGGGCATGCGCACGTGCACGTGGCAGCGAGTGCTGTCGCGTTTGCGGCTGCGGTGGCGGTGGTGCTGCTCTGGGTGGTGGAGAAGTGCATATGCGGATGCGCGAAGCCGTCGATGCTGTTGGGTTTGTACCTCTGCGTGCGGCTATTGCTGCGGAGCGTCACCGTGCGCACCGCGTGGCTCGTGGCGGCAAGCAGTGCCGACACATCGACGGCGACGGGGACGGCGACGGCGGCACTGGCAGTCCATATCCTCTTGGTGGCGGAAGAGGAGTGTGCTCCGCTCCTGCTTCTACGCAGACCACGCGGCCCACGCCAAGATGCCTGTTCCGCTCGTTCCATCCGCTCCACTAGCTCGACTAGGACTAGCACAGCGCGAGAGTCACGCGCCGGCTTCCTCGGCCGCAGCCTGCTCACATGGCTGCTCCCGTTGCTGCGCACAGGCTTCGCGCCATCCCGCACTCTCAGCGTCGACGACCTGAGCGCCGCCAGCACAGCGCCCTCCAGCTTCACGACTCTGGACGCCTTGCAGCGCAGCAACAGCAACAGCAACCGCAACCGCAACCGCAACCGCAACAATCAACGGCATGCCGGCCTCCTCAAGCACGCGCTCACGTGCACTGCGCGTCCCGCTCTTTTGGCACGCGGCGCCGCGACTCTGTGCCGGCGCTTTCGCCTTCGTCCAGCCGGCCCTCACCATCGCCCTCGTGCAATACTTTTCGCGCCCGCACAAGCCGCTGGATCGCGGCCGTGCGCTCATCGCCGCCTGCTTTCTGCTCTATAGCGCCAGCGCCGTGGCCAACGCGTGGTATCGCACGCTTGCCTGTCGCTGGACAGCCGCTGCCCGCGCCTTGCACACTGACCTAATCATGCAGAAGCTGGCTCGCCTCCCCGTCGACCGTGTCGCCGAAGCACAGGCTCTCACCATGATGAGCTCCGATGTACAGCGCATCGCCACTGCCACGAGCTATGCCCATGAGCTGTGGGCCGCTCCACTTGAAGTGGCCCTGGCTACATATCTGCTTTGGCGACAGCTAGGCCTGTCCTCGCTAGCGACTCTGGCCATTGCTCTTGGTAGATCATCCGCGTCCCTGTCTTCATTCCTCGCATATGCTGACCCATCGTAGTGTGCGCCGGCCTCTCGACAACTCTTGGACGGCGCCTTGTCCCCACGCAACGTACGTGGTTGGAGGCCGCGGAGCGACGAGTCGCGGCCACGCGCAAGTTCCTGGCATCGCGCAAGGCTGTCAAGATGATGGGCATGGATGCCACGGTCGCGGCCACCATTACCGACCTTCGCCAGCAGGAATTCACCGCATCGAAACCTTTCCGCATTCTCACGGTGAGCACCGTAGTAGTGTGTACGTGGTTTGTCCCCAACAATATATGACCGTGCACGCTGACTGCAGGTCCTCAAGCTTTTTCCACTCTGTCACTGGCACCCATTGTCACATTCGGCGCTTATATAGTCATCCACGGCGCTGCTTTTGACGCCCCGAAGCTGTTCAGCTCACTTGTGCTCATCAGCCTGCTCGCAAGTCCGCTAGTGCGACTGTTCCAACTTGTCCCTCTCTTCGCGGCAGCGCTGGGATGCATTGCTCGATTGGAAGACTTTCTGTGCCGAGACGAGTCGCACGTGCATTGTGCAGCGGCGGTGCACCCACCTCACTCTCAACCCCAGCTCGGGACAAACCAAACCAACGCGGAGAAAAGCTCGCGTTATACTCCGTCTCGCCCGCGAGACATTGTCCTCGTCGAGGACGTCCACCTGAGGTGGGACTCGCACGTTCTCTTCGCGGGCATCAATCTGCGCGTCCCAAAGGGCCACAACGTAGCCATCACAGGCCCTGTCGGCGCTGGTAAGACTACCCTGCTCCACCTCATTCTGGGCGAGATCCCTCCCACCATGGGAAGCGTCATTGTGGACAGATCCGTCCCGATTGGCTACTGTGCGCAGACACCGTGGCTTGAAAACCAGTCTGCCTACGACAATGTCTTCCAGCACAGTACACTGAACGATGCGTGGCGAACAACGATCATCGATGCATGCGCCATTCGTCCACTGATCGATCCAAAGACTAGCAGCGCTGCTGGCGAGCCGGTTGGAGATCGAGGCGCCAGGCTCAGCGGCGGGGAAAAACAGCGTTTGGTATGTGGACCACTTGTGTACGGCTCATTTCTACAGCTCATCTTCCCTCGGTAGGCTCTTGCACGAGCAGTTGCGATGCGGCCATCGTTGTTACTCCTCGACGATCCTTTGAGCGCTGTTGACCGCCGAACTTTGCTTCACATCACAAATCGGCTGTTTGGCCCACGCGGCGTTTTGCGTCAATTGCAAACGACTGTTGTCCAGGTTGCAAATAATGGTACGTCTCGTACTCGAATTCCCTCTGCTCTTGTCAAGACGTCTCTCATACGACGATTCTCAAGACTATGCGGCCAGCTTCGCCGATGAGGTCTTCAAACTCGATGGCAATGGCTGCCTACAGACTGATTATCAGTATACCAAGCCAGAATGCAACATCGACGATGAACAGCAATGGAGTGCGGACTGCCAAAGTACTACTGTGGGGCAAGCAGAGAAAGCTACACGGTATGTGGCAACTACCGCTTCTTCTGGCCCAGGGAATACCCGTGTGAGTGACACGCAGGTGTATCGGCTCTACCTTACCTCGATAGGAGTCTGGTTCTTCGCTCTCTTCGTCATCTGCGGGATGTTTTTCGCCGTAACGATGAAGTTCCCCAGTAAGCGACGAGTTATCACTTCGAGGAATCCGTGGCTAACAGGCGTGGCAGACATCTGGGCGACGTGGTGGGTTGACTCTCTGACCAAACAGTCTGCGAGCCGAAGTATCAGTCTCTGGATGGCCCTTTATGCTCTCCTTGGTTGCCTTCCTCCCATCGTGCTGGCCGTATGGCTCAGGTGTGTTGTGTCACAGGATTTGCCGTTGACATCGACTAACAATTGTGAAAAAGCCTCCTGATGCTAAAGTTGGTCCCCATGTCGGGTCTCGAGTTCCATGCGCAGCTGCTGAGGACAGTCCTCGCCGCTACGTTCCGATGCGCCAGTAGATGTGACTTTGGGGATGTGATGAATCGCTTTAACCAGGACATTGGACTTATCGACTCCCGGCTACCTCTCAACCTGCTTAACACAATTTCGGCCCTGTTCTTATGTATTACACAGCTCTTCATTGTGGTCACAGCTGCCATTTACGCGTTGGGCGCTTTGCCTATCTTGCTTGCGGTGCTTTCCGTCTTGCAAATGGTCTACCTGCGGACATCGAAGCAGGTACGACAGCTTGATATACAATCCAAGGCCGCACTGCATGCCAGCATAGCCGAGCTTCACGAAGGTCTGATCACCATCAGAGCACACAAGTTGCAGCGAGCCAAGCACGCATCATTTTTGGATAAACTCGAACTCTCTCAGCGCCCGTTCTATACAATGTACATCATTCAGGTCTGGCTCCAGCTTGTGTTGAATATGATCGTGGCGGGTCTTTCTACAGCTGTGGTTGGCTTGGCGGTTGGCATGCGGACATCAACGTCTGCCAGTAACATTGGCCTATCTATGCTCAACATTGTCACGCTGGGGCAATCACTCGAAGAACTGCTAGAGCCATGGACACAGATGGAGACTTCTCTGGCCTCAATTGCTCGGATCAAGTCTTTCGAATTGGATACACCTCAAGAACATCTTAGCAGCAATGTATTGAGTGTCACAAGCGACTGGCCCAAGAATGGCGTGCTGGATATCCACGGCTTGTGGGTGACGTACTCCCCTGAGAGCGAGAATCCTGAATGGGCATTGCAGAATGTGACACTTTGCATTGCTGCCGGCCAAAAGGTGGCCATCTGCGGCAGAACGGGTTGCGGCAAGTCAACGCTTTTACTGAGCATTCTGGCACTCCTAGAGCCATCACAAGGGGCCATCGTACTGGACAACATAGACGTTGCTCGTGTGCCACAGGAGACTCTGAGGACCAGAATCGTCACTGTGCCACAAGAGCCATACTTGCACGGAGACAGCGTTCGCGCTGCTGTGGATGCTGCAAGTGACCAGGCACTCTGGGATGCGTTGCAGGCATGCGGGCTCGTTGAGAAGGTTCAGGCGAATGGTGGCGTGGATTCCTCACTTGCAGCTTTGAGCTTGTCCACAGGAGAAATGCAGCTCCTAGTCTTGGCTCGAAGGATAACTCACGCGGGAAGAGCTGAAGGTGGACTAATTTTGCTCGACGAGTCTACAAGCAGGTGTGTTCCCAGGATGGTGCATAGAAAGCCTTTGCCTTTTGCTGACTCGCGCTGTAGCATTGATCGTGTGGCGGCACATGCCATGTTGAAGCTGGTCCGTACGCGACTTGCATCCAAGACAGTACTTTCGATTCTACACGATCTCGATGCTGCAATGGAATTCGACCGGTTTATAGTACTCGAGGGGGGGATGGTGAGTTGTGATGGAAGCCCTGCAGACGTGCTGCGGGAGTCTGAATTGTTCTTGTCGATGCGGAGGTCTTGAATCTACATTGTGAAGACAAGATTATATTCATAATGTCATGTTATTGGTTCGACACACACACACATCTCCGCCCACCAGACATCCATTGCGTGAGCATGCATTATCCCTTCCTTGTGGAGGACGTCCATTGCATGTCGCAGCTTGGTCACATGCGCCAAGATGTCCTCTTGCTGAGCCCGAGTCGCGTTCCGTAGGGCCGCTTCGAACACGGGCGACAAAACGTATTGCGCTTCGAGATGGCCCTCCAGCATGTCCTCTGCTGGACTGAGGCGGCCTTCTCTGGCCACCACAAAGCCTGCGTCGGTTGCAGCTCTTCGGATCTCGTCAACTTGGAGAGCTGCTCGTACGTTTGGCTCTCGCGGGTCAGCCACACGACAAACGGCTTTGGTTGCGTGCAGCCGGGCTTGCGCTCTCGCTGCCAAGACGTGCGGCATTTGCGCAGGCTTCGAAGCGGCCAAGTCATACTCGGCCACGTAGACTTTTGGGACGCCAGCGCCGGCGAGCGCTCGAAACAATGATGCTACACTGGCCGGAGTGGGAAAGTACCACAGGCTGAGACACAGCGTCGCAGCGTCGAATTGCTGCGGCGTTTCGCTGCTGCTCTCCAACAACGTCTCTGTGTCTGTGCGCAAGAATGTTATTTGCTGGCCAAACTCGGTGTCGAGGATGAAGTTGCGCGCTTCTGCCACCGTATGCGGACTGCCGTACTCGGGCACTGCTGTGTCGATGCCGACGATGCGTGCTCGTGCGCCCAGCCGGAGCGCCAGCGTTATGCACGATTCGCCATGCCCGCAGCCAATGTCGAGGACGGAGCGTTCTGTTGCGATGGCCCAGGCACTTGCAGTGTCGAGACGGAGCTGGAATCGCGGCCTGAATATGCGCTCTCGATGCCGTTCCTCCATCAGGAAGTTTTCCAGCAGCCTGGCGACTTCACCTTCGTGTCTGGCGCCGAGCTGCTTCGTTTGATCGGGCGCCGAGTTGAGCAATGCCATCTTCTTTCACCATTTGCTGTAAGTTGCTTCATGACCGTTGTCGTTGGGTACGATGCCGCATACATGATTCCGGTGTTGTGCAGGAACGCTCTTCCCTGCATGGCCCCACGCACCGTTGGCGCAAGAAGCAAGCGCACGGCGCCTATCTATTCTGGAAAGGCAGCGCCTCGAAGATCGTGCATCGAATTCACGACAACAGATGCCGATGCATCTCTCCAGCTATTGGCGTTAGTTCAACACTCGTTCCTTGCAGACTCTCTCTGCTGACGTCGCCCTCTCAATCAGTCATGATGGAAACGATTTGGCGGAGCACGAGAGTGGCAAGCATCCTCCAATCATGCGACAAAGCGATGTGGGACGCCATTCTGGCCATGAGGATATACACTCGAACATCTTTGCAAAGCGGAGCGATTTCGATCAATATAGTGCAACAACGAAAGTAGAAGGCATTGTTGCAGTGTTGAAGCCGAAGAGCAAGGTGGTTTTGATGGCTGGGTAAGACGATTGCATGGTGCATTGAATTCTGTTCGCTGACGATGAACAAGTCTGGCAGTCGTGATTGCCGCATAGTAGGTCACAGTCTGTGCACTGGCACTTTGTATATCACTTGAGCAGGGGACTGAACCCTCTCCAGTACACTAGAGCTTGCTACGGCCGAAGGCTACAACACATACGCTCTTTCGGAATTTGGTCAGCTCCCGATGGCAAGCCTTCTGGACGCCGCAGACTCTGTCCTCACCGCTATTCTGAAGCTGCCAACGGCCAAGTTAGAGCATCGATACTGGGGGATGTCGAGTCCATTCGCAAGTAGAACGACCTCCAACCTGAAGTACCTGACTATCGAGCAAGCTCTAGAGGACATCACTTACTTCGCAAAGAACATTGAGCTTCCCTTTCTGACCGACGTTCGCTTCCGAACCAAGACTCTACAACCTCATGTAACGCCCTGGCTACTCGTGGTAGGAGGTTATGCCGGTGTGCTTGCTGTCTGGACTTCTCAAAAAGCACCAACCCTTTTCTGGGTACATTTCCCTAGTGTTCATCAAATTGCTACCTCACGCCGACTAACAATCGTCAGGCTTACCTGGCGTCCTCGCCAGCCATGATCGCCAGCGAGGCTTTTTCGCAATTCAACGAGGCGGCGATCGAGTATGGCCCCAAAAATTGCAGCCGAGACGTTATGCTTGTGATAGAGCACATCGATGCCATTCTTGAGCACGGTTGGATCCACCACTTCAAAGGGATTCCGAACTGCGACTTACGATTGATAGGCAATCGAAGTGAGATACATGACCTGAAATCCGTATTTGGTCTGGAGCGTCTACAAGACGACGACTTCGCGTTTGTTCTACACATTGGCCATTTGCAATGGGCTGAAGCCTCCATCAGCCGTGAATTTGCGTACTTTGGATTTTGCGACTACATCGAGGGCGTTTTCGGTCCCGAAGGACGGCATATTCCCGACGCGTTCGGTGAAGGCCTTCAACGTGCGATCAATGGATACGCTTTGTACATTCAGGTTCTGAGAAGCCACTGTGCAGGAGCCAACTATACAGAATATCAGGTCCTTGGAAATGACGTGCTCTGCTGGGACACCTACGAATTTCTGAATCCAAAGTTCACAGACATCAGCATCAATGATGGTGCTATCAGGCGCCAGTGGAAATGGCTGACATGCAATGAGCCATATGCGACTTGGCCAGCGCCACCTCCCCCAGGCCAACCCTCGCTCATGAGCCGATTCGTGACCCCAGGACGATATGCACGAGAGTGCCGCCTGACTTTTCCGGCGGGAGAAGGCGAGAGTTTTGGACTGAAGGATGGTACGGCATTCAAGTACTTCAACGACAAGTACGACGAACGGAGCATCTCGCCCAACAGTAAGCGGGTCATTTACTCCAACGGCAGAATGGATCCGTACTTTCCCTTGTCTGTGTCTTCACCCACCAGGCCTGGAGGCCCGAGCAACGGCCCCCCTGCTTCCGACGTGCACGTCCTTGTGCATCCTGAGGGAGCCAAGGACGATCTATTCATGTCGAGCGGTAGGGGCCATCTAGAGATGGGGGCGGTGCAAGACACAGAGCTTGAGCTGTTAACACAGTGAATCTCGACGTACTGGGTGAATGGGGAAGTGATGGACGTTTGTTCAGCTAGTCGTCGTAGTTTTCTTTTTGGATACATTGACATATACGCGCGGCTGACTCAATGCTCAAGCTCATGGTACTGCTCTGGCTCTGCTCTGTTTTGCACAGCCCATTCCTGAATCTGCTAAAAATTTCGGCACTTCCTCTTGATGTTAAAATCAGGCTTCATACCCGTCGGTCTTCTAGCATCATTAATGAACACAAGGGGTGTCACATCAGCGGTGCACATCAGCTGCTTGCGCAATCTTTCGATGCAGTGGTCAATGTGTCCACGGACGATCTCGCTCGGAGCGCGGAACGCCGTCACATTACTGTAGTCGTAGCTGTCGCGGTAAGTATACTGCCGAATCAAGTTCTAACGGAATCGTCAATGCCTCTGCTCTCAAGGAAAGGGGGTCCTACAGTGCATACCAAACAGTGCAGCTCGTGAAACACGTGGAGATAACCGAGCACGCCGCCACCATACTGTGGTGCAGCATGAGTATATAGTCCGGCGTTGGTTTTGTTGAGAGCAGACAG
It encodes:
- a CDS encoding ABC multidrug transporter B produces the protein MNNTKPCLGNADEHFGPGIATSCRGFDFTILFEDIFCVLLPSAIFVVAAGLRIATLLLHRPYGRQRGLVGQNEHRRRWPGVLFVALLAAYVALEGAAVGGALQKRERVGHAHVHVAASAVAFAAAVAVVLLWVVEKCICGCAKPSMLLGLYLCVRLLLRSVTVRTAWLVAASSADTSTATGTATAALAVHILLVAEEECAPLLLLRRPRGPRQDACSARSIRSTSSTRTSTARESRAGFLGRSLLTWLLPLLRTGFAPSRTLSVDDLSAASTAPSSFTTLDALQRSNSNSNRNRNRNRNNQRHAGLLKHALTCTARPALLARGPALTIALVQYFSRPHKPLDRGRALIAACFLLYSASAVANAWYRTLACRWTAAARALHTDLIMQKLARLPVDRVAEAQALTMMSSDVQRIATATSYAHELWAAPLEVALATYLLWRQLGLSSLATLAIALVCAGLSTTLGRRLVPTQRTWLEAAERRVAATRKFLASRKAVKMMGMDATVAATITDLRQQEFTASKPFRILTVSTVVVSFSTLSLAPIVTFGAYIVIHGAAFDAPKLFSSLVLISLLASPLVRLFQLVPLFAAALGCIARLEDFLCRDESHVHCAAAVHPPHSQPQLGTNQTNAEKSSRYTPSRPRDIVLVEDVHLRWDSHVLFAGINLRVPKGHNVAITGPVGAGKTTLLHLILGEIPPTMGSVIVDRSVPIGYCAQTPWLENQSAYDNVFQHSTLNDAWRTTIIDACAIRPLIDPKTSSAAGEPVGDRGARLSGGEKQRLALARAVAMRPSLLLLDDPLSAVDRRTLLHITNRLFGPRGVLRQLQTTVVQVANNDYAASFADEVFKLDGNGCLQTDYQYTKPECNIDDEQQWSADCQSTTVGQAEKATRYVATTASSGPGNTRVSDTQVYRLYLTSIGVWFFALFVICGMFFAVTMKFPNIWATWWVDSLTKQSASRSISLWMALYALLGCLPPIVLAVWLSLLMLKLVPMSGLEFHAQLLRTVLAATFRCASRCDFGDVMNRFNQDIGLIDSRLPLNLLNTISALFLCITQLFIVVTAAIYALGALPILLAVLSVLQMVYLRTSKQVRQLDIQSKAALHASIAELHEGLITIRAHKLQRAKHASFLDKLELSQRPFYTMYIIQVWLQLVLNMIVAGLSTAVVGLAVGMRTSTSASNIGLSMLNIVTLGQSLEELLEPWTQMETSLASIARIKSFELDTPQEHLSSNVLSVTSDWPKNGVLDIHGLWVTYSPESENPEWALQNVTLCIAAGQKVAICGRTGCGKSTLLLSILALLEPSQGAIVLDNIDVARVPQETLRTRIVTVPQEPYLHGDSVRAAVDAASDQALWDALQACGLVEKVQANGGVDSSLAALSLSTGEMQLLVLARRITHAGRAEGGLILLDESTSSIDRVAAHAMLKLVRTRLASKTVLSILHDLDAAMEFDRFIVLEGGMVSCDGSPADVLRESELFLSMRRS
- a CDS encoding Methyltransferase ustM; translation: MALLNSAPDQTKQLGARHEGEVARLLENFLMEERHRERIFRPRFQLRLDTASAWAIATERSVLDIGCGHGESCITLALRLGARARIVGIDTAVPEYGSPHTVAEARNFILDTEFGQQITFLRTDTETLLESSSETPQQFDAATLCLSLWYFPTPASVASLFRALAGAGVPKVYVAEYDLAASKPAQMPHVLAARAQARLHATKAVCRVADPREPNVRAALQVDEIRRAATDAGFVVAREGRLSPAEDMLEGHLEAQYVLSPVFEAALRNATRAQQEDILAHVTKLRHAMDVLHKEGIMHAHAMDVWWAEMCVCVEPIT
- a CDS encoding putative extracellular serine carboxypeptidase, whose translation is MRQSDVGRHSGHEDIHSNIFAKRSDFDQYSATTKVEGIVAVLKPKSKVVLMAGLAVVIAAYTLELATAEGYNTYALSEFGQLPMASLLDAADSVLTAILKLPTAKLEHRYWGMSSPFASRTTSNLKYLTIEQALEDITYFAKNIELPFLTDVRFRTKTLQPHVTPWLLVVGGYAGVLAVWTSQKAPTLFWAYLASSPAMIASEAFSQFNEAAIEYGPKNCSRDVMLVIEHIDAILEHGWIHHFKGIPNCDLRLIGNRSEIHDLKSVFGLERLQDDDFAFVLHIGHLQWAEASISREFAYFGFCDYIEGVFGPEGRHIPDAFGEGLQRAINGYALYIQVLRSHCAGANYTEYQVLGNDVLCWDTYEFLNPKFTDISINDGAIRRQWKWLTCNEPYATWPAPPPPGQPSLMSRFVTPGRYARECRLTFPAGEGESFGLKDGTAFKYFNDKYDERSISPNSKRVIYSNGRMDPYFPLSVSSPTRPGGPSNGPPASDVHVLVHPEGAKDDLFMSSGRGHLEMGAVQDTELELLTQ
- a CDS encoding Cyclochlorotine biosynthesis protein O; amino-acid sequence: MQSMVIAFLVLHTILSRPSDADCGAQLSPYSPFLDTNVLQYTQFTEQNHLMQPSLYRGQPTPDVELAWRKLSHVPRSQFPESKLSALNKTNAGLYTHAAPQYGGGVLGYLHVFHELHCLNLIRQYTYRDSYDYSNVTAFRAPSEIVRGHIDHCIERLRKQLMCTADVTPLVFINDARRPTGMKPDFNIKRKCRNF